In Chryseobacterium salivictor, the DNA window AAAGCTTTAGGGAATTATTTAAAGTTGGGAGGGTTTTATTTAAGGACAGAAATTTGAAATTTTTCCTGTCGAGTTTCTTCTTTTACAGCGTTGGAATGCAAACCATTTTCTTGATGGCGACACTTTTTGGGAAGAGCGAAATCAATCTGGAACAGGATAAATTAATTATGACTTTATTATTAATTCAGATTGAAGCGATTATCGGAGCAGTTGTTTTCTCACGCTTATCCCGCAAAATTGGGAATAAGAATGTAATTTCGATTGCAATTGTACTTTGGATTGTAGCCTGTTTATCAGCATATTTCCTCAACAAAGAAAATCCAAATGTAGAAATCCAGTTCTACGTAATAGCCGGAATTATAGGTTTGGTAATGGGTGGTTTGCAGGCAATGTCGCGTTCTACCTACTCAAAGCTATTGCCGGAAAATAGTATGGATAATACGACCTTCTTTAGTTTTTATGATGTATTGGAAAAAATAGCTATCATTATTGGGACATTCATTTTTGCAACCATCATTGAAAAATACCATAATATGAGATATTCCGCTTTATCGATGTCGGCCTTTTTCTTTGTAGGACTGGTATTAATCCGGTTTTTGAAAGTAAAAATGGGGAAAGAAAAATAGCAGTTTCAGATTGGTATTGCTTTTGTAATTTTAGCTTAATAATTGCTTATTTTTGCAGAGTTGTTAAATTAAAATTACGTACATTTGCAACTGTAAATCAATGGATTAAATTAAACTATGACCAACCCTTTATTTTACGCAAAGATTCTTTTGTTCGGCGAATACGGTATTATCGAAGATTCGCAGGGACTTACTTTACCCTATAGTTTTTATAAAGGAACATTAAAATTTTCTGATTTAAAAAGCGATTTTGATAAAGAATCAAATGATTCGCTGCTGAAATATTCTGATTATTTAAAAGATTTAGAACTTCCAGAGGTTTTTCAACTCAATATTTCTAAGTTTAAAAAGGATATCAAAAAAGGATTGTTCTTCGATTCCAATATTCCGCAAGGATATGGGGTAGGAAGTTCAGGGGCTTTAGTTGCCGCTATTTTTGAAAAATATTCGATAAAAAGTTATCAGCCGGAACAGGTTTCTAAAGATCAACTTATGAATCTCCGTACTATTTTCGGTCAAATGGAAAGTTATTTCCATGGAAAAAGTTCAGGAATTGATCCGCTGATCTGTTACATGAACCTGCCGATTCTTATCGAAAGCAAAGAAAGCGTGGATAAAGTTGCTATCCCGGCAAGTCATGAAGGGAAAGGAGCGATCTTCTTAATCGATTCCGGGATGACTGGCGAAACTGGACCGATGGTTCAGATCTTCTTTGAAAAAATGAAAACGGAAGGTTTCCGCAAAACGATGAAAGAAGAATTCATCCGCTACAACAATGCCTGTATTGATGCTTTCCTGAAAAAAGAAATGACTCCACTTTTTAGAAACCTAAAGAGTCTTTCTGTCTGGGCTTACGAACATTTCAAACCAATGATTCCCGAAAGTATTTATAATGCCTGGAAAAAAGGGTTGGATACCAATGCCTATTACCTAAAGCTTTGCGGAAGCGGCGGTGGCGGTTATATTTTGGGGTTTACCAAAGACTATAAAAAAGCAGAAAAAATGCTGGAAGGTTTCCACAAAGAAGTTATTTACAGGTTCTAGATTTTTCGTAAAAGTCGAAAACCACCGGTCTGAATTCCATTTTAATTAAGCAGTTTGTGACTTTACGTTCCATGAAAAATCCCTTACTTTATCGGTTTTCTCAATTCATTGCCTTTTTGATGGGCGCGCGGGTTTTCGTGGCTTTACTGCTTACTTTTGCTTTATATGTTTCTACTTTTTTTCTCTTTAATCAGGAAGAAAGTTTGCGGAATTTTGTCTTTGATTTTAAAGTCCACAGCATTATTTTTTGCTGCGTTTTAAGTATTTTGGCAGGAGGAATTATCAATCAGTTTTACGACCGCGAAAAAGATCAGGTGACCAAACCTTTCCGGACAAGAATTCAAAATTTTCTTAAGCAGAAGTATTTTCTTTATGCCTACATCATCCTCAATCTGTTTTCGCTGGGAATTGCGGGAATGATTTCGGTGCGGGTTTTCTTTTTCTTTCTGATCTACCAGTTTCTAATGTGGTTTTACAGTCATAAACTTAGTAAATTATTGATTATTAATAATTTAACTTTTGTGAGTTTATCGTTATATCCTTTTTTTGGAATGTTGTTTTATTATAAAACTTTTTCAGTCCAGATCTTTTTGATGTCTGTTTTTATTTTCCTGATGCTTTTAATTATTGATGTTATAAAAGATACTTTAACCAAAAATGCAGACAAAGTTTTTGGTTACACTACCATTCCCAATTATTTCAGCTCTTCTACTTCAGGTGCTTTTATAGTAACGCTATTAATTGTCGCGCAGATTTCTTCCGGATTGATTATCTGGAAAATGGGCTTGCACAGTATTATGAGTTATTATTTTGCAGCGAGTATTTTTATTCAAATCATCTCCGTATTTTTAGCTTTAAATAAAACCAAATATTCGAAGTTTGTCAATTTGAATATGCTTAGAATCTGGATTTTTGTGGGCATTATCGCTATGCTGGCCAACGGAATTCATCAGCATTATTTTATTTAAAACTGAAGCTCTTTTTTAATAATTTTTGAGCAACGGTCTTATTTTTACTATTAAATTTTCTTAAGATTGCAGATGTTAAATTTTATCTTATTGCACCGTCGCATTTAAACAAACAAAAAATACCTTATCTTTGCAGATAAATTTTTCAGAACATGAGCAGAGACAGTAATGGTAATAAGAAGCCACGCATTAGCAAAATTTCTAATTCAGGAAGTTCCCCAAAACCACGAGGAACAAAATCTGCCCGTCCGCGAACTGAAAAACCAGTAGAAAGAAAAGAG includes these proteins:
- a CDS encoding mevalonate kinase family protein, producing the protein MTNPLFYAKILLFGEYGIIEDSQGLTLPYSFYKGTLKFSDLKSDFDKESNDSLLKYSDYLKDLELPEVFQLNISKFKKDIKKGLFFDSNIPQGYGVGSSGALVAAIFEKYSIKSYQPEQVSKDQLMNLRTIFGQMESYFHGKSSGIDPLICYMNLPILIESKESVDKVAIPASHEGKGAIFLIDSGMTGETGPMVQIFFEKMKTEGFRKTMKEEFIRYNNACIDAFLKKEMTPLFRNLKSLSVWAYEHFKPMIPESIYNAWKKGLDTNAYYLKLCGSGGGGYILGFTKDYKKAEKMLEGFHKEVIYRF
- a CDS encoding UbiA family prenyltransferase; translation: MKNPLLYRFSQFIAFLMGARVFVALLLTFALYVSTFFLFNQEESLRNFVFDFKVHSIIFCCVLSILAGGIINQFYDREKDQVTKPFRTRIQNFLKQKYFLYAYIILNLFSLGIAGMISVRVFFFFLIYQFLMWFYSHKLSKLLIINNLTFVSLSLYPFFGMLFYYKTFSVQIFLMSVFIFLMLLIIDVIKDTLTKNADKVFGYTTIPNYFSSSTSGAFIVTLLIVAQISSGLIIWKMGLHSIMSYYFAASIFIQIISVFLALNKTKYSKFVNLNMLRIWIFVGIIAMLANGIHQHYFI